ttaggtgaaggtttctaaccatcaaaggagtgaaattctggagcagcctcccaaggggagcagtgggggcaaaaaacctaactggcttcaagactgagcttgataagtttatgtagGGGGTGGTATGacaggactgcctacaatggtgtGTGGCCCATCAGCAACTGTAGCAAAAATCCTGTAGCAAAAAGCCCAATGTCTgtagatgggacactagatggggtggtctctgagttactacagataattcttttccaggtatcttcttggtggatcttgcccacatgctcagggtctaactgatcaccatatttggggttgggaaggaatattcccctgggtcagactggcagaaACCCTGATGGTTTTtcgcttcctctgcagcatggggcatgagtcacttgcaggtttaaattagtgtaaatggtgaattctctgtaacttgaagtctttaaataaggagttgaggacttcagtaactcagccagaggttaggggtctattacaggagtgggtgggtgaggttccgtggcctgcaacatgcaggaagtcagactagataaccatgatggtcccttctgactttagtaagAGTATCTGAAaaagaatatacattacaattttaaacctaaccagtgtcccataagtgacttgccacaagatgtcagaacatgtaaGTATTAGAACTGAGtaggtctaatatttatttaattttctttcttgatataggAATTAAATATAGTGCTCCTGTCAGgtaatttctaagttattatctgcaaaaaaaaaaaaaaaaaagagagagagagttttcagttgcctaagtagcccctggaatcacagttaaagtccccgccctcctccccaaaaaatctgaaatgtcCCTGTGTGGTGGcacagaattttttcccctccccctgccccgccccacccatgCACGTCCCTGTTGGCTTGACTGGAGCCACCCTCCaaaatacagaagtcaaactacacctaagCATAAAATGCTACCATGTGTAACAGACAGCCATGGAAGAGTAGAACTTCCTCCTCCATCTTTAGCGGGTGTCCCACTTTCCAAGGATAGTAAACAAACACTTGAAACCAACACAGGGCAGTTCGACACCACAACGTACTGCTATATTCTATCTATGTGCCTGTAAAACTAAAGTTATGTCCATACTCGCgtttttgtcggtaaaacttttgtcgggcaggggtgtgaaaaaacacacgcACCCCCCCGACTGACAAATGTTTTACCGacaaaagcactggtgtggacagcgctatgtcagcgggagacactctcccaccaacatggctaccactcctCATtcggggtggtttaattatgccggcaggagagctctctgctgctggcatagagcggctacacaggagaccttgcAGAAGCACAGGAGCAggggtacagctgtgccgctgtaaggctCGTAGTGCAGACGTAGCCTTGTGAAAGGGAACTAATATTTGAttcccagtctctctccctgttttcctttcctttaaatACATACATTGAATCTTTTTATGGGGGCTGTGAGAAAACCCACATAATTTTTGTATAAAATTAAAGAGAGCATATTGCATTCTTTAAACAAAGACAATCTAACAGCAGCTGTTATTTTAGGctggcagtgttgcctagtggagagagcactggactgggactcaggagacctgccaCGGGGCAATTCAtttcacttccctgtgcctcagtctccgtgttgtaaaataaggataatgatCTGACCTCCTTGATAAAGTACTTTGAGAccctgatgaaaagtgctgtgtcaGAGCGAGGTATTATTTATTACCTTATTTTCTAAAGACAAAGATGGGTGAGATAaaaaccccaggctgctgcagaaaGTACAGTCGAAATGTGTACAGCCTGAATTCACAGAAGGGCTTAAGCACTGCAACACAGACATGCATACACGCTCCCTCcctcagccattttgtgtggagttaggtaTACTCCGACCACACCTACTGGATGGCATCCCATTCGGTGAGAAAGGTGGGGCAACACCTGTCTTAACCTGATTTGAGGATCAAACTGGAGTTTAGGTGTGAGATACGTATTCTGGGATTCCTGCCTGAGGCAGAAATACTGCAGACATTTACGCaccgagtgagtttaggcacctacaggtttAGGCAGCAGCTGTGTtgggttttgtggattgcagtagcacctaaatCAGGGGTGACTCTCTGTGACTCTGGGCCTACTCTCTGAGCTGCTTTAATCAGTATTGCTGTGATGGATCTCGAGCAACAGCAAACATGACAAGGGGAATCCTGTGTCCCAAAGGACTGGCTCTTTAGTGCAACAAGAGGATTTTTGCCTGACTTTCTCCAGTGCtattattagttatttgtattattgtggtGCCTAAGAGCGCcaatcacagaccaggaccccattgtgctaggttttgtagaaacacagaacagaCAGTCCCTCGCTCTCATTTTTCCAATACCTCATTGTCATTCCTCCAACAACCTCATTTTCCCCTTCAGATCACACTCTCCAGCCTCCACAGCCCTGTCTTGGCTCTATCTCTACTCATCTTCCTATTACTGGTGCCAGCTAATGCCACCAGGTCCTGCACCATCATGTCTCACTTTTCCTCTCCACCCAGAGTGAATAAATATTTGAGAGAGTATTCACGGCTCATTTATTATTGCTATTTACACAAAAGATTGGTTAAAAAGAGTTGTGAATAGTGAACAAACTGACATAAACAGAAAAGGGGACTCTGCCTGATGATACAGTTAAAGTCACCCACCCAAGCAACAAAATCAATACCTTTTGATCTAGGTGACCAAGTGGAGGGTACACACAGTGAACTATGAATAGTAAGTAAATGTTTGTAGTGAACAGTTTGCTAATAACCCATTGGCTAAATGTGTTCGCACATTATTTACTGCACAATTGTGAAAAACAAATCAGTACAAATAATGTATTGGATAACTAATTAGCAGGAAAAGGTTTAAAATAACAGGATTATTTATTTGCAAGGAATGATTTGATAACCTCTAGCTGATGGCTTATAGGACAGACATCATAAcattgagagagagaggagcaatAGAAGTCAAAAATAGATGGGCAGATGGTGGTAAAAATGGAGAACATGAAATCAGCATAACCATAGAAGGAAAGCCAAATTCGTACAAAATGCCTCCATACACTAGACAACAAGAGCTAATCTTTAACATGCTGTGCCTAATTACCATATGAAATTAAGGCCTGCTCCTTTCCATGGACTTCTGTGGGCACTGCATCAGGCCCTGCGTGTGACTGCATGTAAAAACTGTGACTTTGGGTTAGACAATTAAGGACACTTTGCAGACTTCccattttgaaaattaggccttcACTACCCTTCACAAATATTGTACGTTACAGAGCATGGTTGAGAAATACACAAAATTCAAACCGAAAATACCAATCCATAATGTACGGAATGTATATAagacaaaaaaagaaacccaTAAAATAGGATGATATGTGAGGCAATCATTTTTTTCAGTTAGCTTTCTAGATTATATGCATTTGAGCCTCACTCATTTACTTTAATCATTTTATTAATCCAGTTCCTTTTCAAGTTATCCTCCACAATTATGTAAAAGCAAAGTAGAAAAAGTATCCTAAAGTATTCTATTATTAAAATTTGTCCTTGTTGTAAGTGGCAATCAGAAGCATAGGCACAGAAATGAGGGGTGTGTGGGTTGCTGCAGCATCCCCAGGTTTTATGAGTGGCCACGggccccatgcccagggctccactcccCGGCTTGTGTCCCTGGGTTCAGCCCCATGCCCCGCTCCCCAGCCACTGGCTCCAcacataaaacctgggggtgcttcCCATGCCTAtgccctcctcccagccctctgtCTGCACTCCGCTCCCCAACCCCTCACCTGGGCTTGGGTCCTGGCCTccggccccactccccagctgctgGTCCTGTAcctggggcccatgcccagggacccacccaccagccccactccctggccACTGGCCCTGTGTCCGGTCGCACCCCCCACTCTCAGGCCTCTGCTCCTGGGGCCCCACGCACCTGGCTCCATTCCTGGGGCCCCGCACAGCCGGGGCTCTGCTCTTGGCCCTGCACGTGGGgtccctgctgctggcccctgcctGGGGATCCACTCCTGCCCCCACActcgcccccagctgtggcctcggCCACCTTAATCCCTTAATCCTCTTGGTCCCCCCAGAGACACAGTCCTTCCCAGCCTCAactcggtgggggggggggtggcagcacggacaggagtaagggggctggctttcagcaccccctctactaaaaatgttccagcaccactgatcCGAAGTCAGTCATCAGACATTACTATTAtccaaaacagacaaacaaaaatcaGACCTTACGTCATTTTTAACTATATCTAAATTTTGGTGTATTGTAAGGACTAAAGCCTTCCAAATTAATGCTTCTGTTTGAAATTGTTATGCAAGACCTTATTATTGCtggagcatttttttttaaaatgtgttcaaaCTAAAGCTCATGGTGAAAGTAATTTGTAATACGATGCTGCGTGGAATAGTCAGACATGCCTGTCTGCAGGACTTATGGGAACCATAAAGAGATTAAACCTCTCATTCCTTGCTTTGGCAAGTGATCTGTGACTTTTAAATAAAGGTCAATCTGTCTTTACAAAGAACACAGTGAAAGCAAGTTTAATAGTTTTCCCTACTGAACCTAGAACATAACTATTTAAAACATAATTAACAACGGGGTGTCAGTCGCTGATTgtactttttcctttttctatgtCTTGGAAGTTTTGGCATCCCCAATTAGTTTTAATAGGGGGCACTGTACTAGTTATCAAATTGACAGTCTTGACCTGCCCTCCAGAAGCAGCTGTAAAACAATATTTGGACAAATTAAGATAAATGCCTCATTGGAAACATGACTAATGTTACTACAAAATGGATATTCATGTTTTATGCCATgatgtaggttttttttaatctgatatGCATGAGGGCAAGCACTCTGTTACTGTAAATAAGAGACACTGGAGAGAAAAGACACTAGTTACATTAACTCATTTTAGTTCCATATTTCAAATTTCTCTGTTTAAAAGTATCTGTGAATAGTGATTTCATTGTTTTCCGTTATTACCAGAACGGACAGCCATGCCATCAGCTCAAAACTTAGATATGCTAATTCCTGCAAAAAGGCCAGGGGTTGTTATTATCAGTTTTGTGGATAATCTGATTATGTAAAGGGGGCTGACTATAAGAACTACTTAGGCAGGGGTGTCAAACATACAGCCCACAGGCCAGATCTAGCCAATGGTATGTATGTATGTGGCCTTCATGACACACATGCTCAAGCATcgatttattttttaagaaattttTCAGCGCTAATGGTGGCAGAGATAACCTTCCAAATGTAAACCAAATGTAATCAATGCAAAGATGTCTGCCCAAGTTTGCAGACAGTATGAAACAGTAGTGCAGAGATGGAATGCCTCTGACCCTGAATCAATTATTACAATCCAATTTACACTTCGATGCCCTCATTAAATACGTTTTAATCACTGAACATTGGTAGGGGAAGGAATGAGGATGAAGATGAGAGCAAAGCAAGCCTACTGGGTTGGGAATTGGGCGTTGCTGAAGAGAAGGAAATGCAGAGAAAAAAGCAGAGTAGACTCACaaaggcagggagggggagaaacacaaagaaagcaggaagggaaaggaagaaaaacaaaagggaGATACAGAGGCTGGCCCAAAGGGGAAGTCTTATCACTGAATGACAAATGCAACAAGAAGAAGAAATCATAACTAACTAAATTTTTAGGCCCAAATTCACGAAGGGAGTTAGGCATGAGTCACttaagctagccagtgggagatgctgacaagaggGGAGTATCCTAAACCCCACCCCGCTCAGAGTCAGGCACCTAAGTTTCCTGACTCTAGGAAGGAGGATCCCAGTTTGTGGCTCACCAGTGAGACAGTCACTTCTCTGCAGTCTGGACTTAGCACCGAAGTCAGTTTCTGAGAGAATGAGTTAGATCCTGCCCCACGCCACACAAAAGAGCCAGAGAAGGTGGTGTCACCACCACCCCATCTTATAACCTCTagctcagtgattagagcactcaccagtgatgtgggagacccatgttcagTTCATCCCTCTGCTGAGGGGGAGAAATGATTTGAACAGAGGTCTCTTAACCCTTTCAGGGTggggctctaaccactgagctatgggatattctgatgtgggaatctctcctgttgaagctgttccactgtggataaacacTTAAAGAGTCATTGGGTGAGAGAGTGTGAGCATGATTCTTCAGGTTAGTGGTCAGAGGACTCACCGGGGAGTGGGAGACCCAGTCCCACTGCTACAATAAATCCCACCCTTAGTTCCCACATAAAAACCATATTTTCATTTGATCTCTGTGCAAACTTCAAACTGAAACCAATGGGCATTCCACTATGAGAAGTATACAGTCCAGAATATGCACCCAGGCCCATAATTAGCTTAGAATTTAGCCTGGGGGAGGGCTCAAGGAATTGTTAAAGGGGTGCAGAGACACTGTCAAATCATACAAGCCTAGGACTAGTATCCCAGAAATCCTGAGTCTAAACACTGACGCCCCTTCAGGAGTCACTCTATCTCAGTTTTCCTAGATCAAATCAGTTTAGTACTTACGTACTTCCCAGGAGTGTATTTTTAGAGTTGATTAGGTATCCATCAGCTGGCATTTTACAAACTTCAACTTATTTCTAAGCATTATTTTTACAGAACTTTTCTCCTCTAAAATACGTCTAGTTGTGTCTCATAACTGTTCCCATCCGATAGCTCTTTGGTGATGTATGTAAACTGAATCTGTGTTCACAGTTTAGTTCTGCTGCAAATGAGTAGATGTCCACATCACCAAAACCATCATCACAATTGGTACCTTTGTTGGCAGGTCACAATAGAGAGACCAAGGATTTAATGGGCATATAGGACAAAAGAACCAGAGACACAGGAAAAGCCATGCATTTTGCCAATCCTATATTTGTTCTGTGGTTAaacagaggatttcagtctccaggtcTTTCAGTTCAGCTCTTTCATGAACACTATATTTATTTTAAGAGGTAATTAAATAAATTACAACATTTAGGGATTGTTGAAAAATTAAATGGATCTGCATTTAGTTTTGCAAACTGTGTAAGTATACACATTAAAGTAAGGAAAATAAAGCATTATGTAGTTTTGTACATATAAGCTTGTTATAATCCTCATTAATTCTGCTTTTGTAAAATTTATTCATGCTTTTTTGTttgctacatttctatgatttatcTTTTTCCTAGCCAGAGGATGTGGCAAGGGACTGGGAAAGTCTGTGATTGATTCACCCAGCAAAACTCAACTCAGATACAGCATTCcttcactttattttttcctaGTTTTTCAGCAAGAAGACCAAATAATGCCCAAGCTCTTCCGGTTCCTAATCACTTGTTCTAATCACTAGTCAGATCTCACCACCTTAAAGCATTACAAACTTATTGAATTTCAAAGCATCCGCCATCTCAGGCGCTCTTGAAAACTAAAACCAATGTCTGAGAAAAACAAGTATTTTACCTGGTTACCACCAACCCAGTAACACAGATGTGTGGAAACTCTAGTGAATTCTTTACAAAGACATTAGGCTTCCACATGTTGATCCTTACCAAAAATACATGATGAAAATACTTGGGTTTGCTAACGGCTTTTTTCATGATTAATGTGCTTCTGCAATTTACAAAATCTTAATATTTTTTATTCCACAAGACCTTTGCTACTTAAATTATAACTGGGGGCCAATTATAACTCCTTTGTGCCTTTTAGCATGTCCATGTTAAAATTTTTCCATGCTGTTTTGCCCTTCCTGACTAAAAAGATACAGACCTTAAACACTTGCTTTGTTCTTTATTCTAGGTCATGGGTTATATGGGACTTTTGAAATGTTGTCCTCCTGGAGGAAAACTAGAGAAGACCAACATGTTAAAGAGAGAACTGCAGCTGTGTTTGCAGACTCCATGCTCTCCTTTTCTCTCACCACTGCCATGTACCTGGTCACTTTTGGAATAGGTGCCAGTCCCTTCACTAACATTGAAGCAGCTAGGATTTTCTGCTGCAATTCCTGTATTGCAATTTTCTTCAACTACCTCTACGTACTCTCCTTTTATGGTTCCAGCCTGGTGTTTACTGGCTACATAGAAAACAACTACCAGCATAGTATCTTCTGCAGAAAGGTACCAAAGCCAGAGGTGTTGCAAGAGAAGCCTGCGTGGTATAGGTTTCTTCTGACAGCCAAATTCAGCGAGGACACAACCGATTCAGAGGAACCAAATACTTACGAAAGTCATCTTTTGGTGTGTTTCCTCAAACGCTATTACTGTGACTGGATAACAAACACTTATGTCAAGCCTTTTGTAGTTCTCTTTTACCTTGTTTATATTTCCTTTGCCTTAATGGGCTACCTGCAGGTCAATGAAGGGTCAGACCTTAGTAACATCGTAGCAACCGCGACACGAACCATTGAATACACTACTGCCCAGCAAAAGTATTTCAGTAACTACAGCCCAGTCATTGGGTTTTATATCTATGAGTCAATAGAATATTGGAACACAAGCGTTCAAGAAGATGTGCTAGAGTATACTAAAGGGTTTGTGAGGATATCTTGGTTTGAGAGCTATTTAAATTATCTAAGGAAACTCAACATATCTACTGGATTGCCCAAAAAGAATTTTACTGACATGTTGAGGAATTCATTCCTGAAAGCCCCCCAGTATGCCCATTTTTCAGAGGATATCATCTTTTCAAAGAAGTACAACAATGAAGTTGATGTAGTGGCTTCTAGGATGTTCTTGGTGGCTAAGACAATGGAAACCAAGAGAGAAGAACTTTATGATCTCCTGGAAACCTTGAGGAAACTCTCTCTCACATCCAAGGTGAAATTCATCGTTTTCAATCCATCATTTGTGTACATGGATCGTTACGCCTCCTCAGTGGGAGCCCCCTTACAAAACTCCTGCATCAGTGCTTTATTTCTGCTCTTCTTCTCGGCATTCCTGGTGGCAGACTCTCTAATCAATGTCTGGCTCACTCTAACTGTTGCCTCAGTCGAATTTGGAGTCATAGGTTTCATGACCTTGTGGAAAGTGGAACTGGACTGTATTTCTGTGTTGTGCTTAATTTATGGGATTAATTATACAATTGACAACTGTGCACCACTGTTATCAACCTTTATCCTGGGCAAAGATTTCACAAGAACTAAATGGGTAAAAAATGCCCTAGAAGTGCACGGGGTAGCTATTTTACAGAGCTACCTCTGCTATATTGTTGGTCTGATTCCTCTTGCAGCTGTGCCTTCAAATCTGACCCGTACACTGTTCAGGTGCTTGTTTTTAATAGCATTAGTCACCTTCTTTCACTGCTTTGCCATTTTACCTGTGATACTGACTTTTGTGCCACCAtccaagaaaaaaaggaaagagaagaagaatCCTGAAAACCGTGAGGAAATAGAGTGTGTCGAAATGGTGGATATGGATAGTACCCGAGTGGTTGACCAAATTACAACAGTTTGACTTGCTTGTTTGTTGTCTTTTCACAGTAGGTCTTATTGAGAGAAAAGAGATCATTATTGACTAAATATTGgatttttgatttttcttttcctaaacTAAAACCAAGAATAGCCAaaatggtgggggggaagggaaattgtACATTAATTGGCCTCCATAACAAAGGTATTATTAGTGCAagaatttatacacacacacaaagagtgtGAATTTTAGTCCCTTGACGTAAGATCTAATAAGGGAAGATCGGTTACTAAGAACTGTTCTGCCATCTCTATACTGCAGATACAGCTATTATTATTGCTGAGCCCAATCAAATTGAAAGGTCAACTGTCAAGGCTGAAGTAACGCTCAGTGTTCATCCGGAGGTAAAGGCTTTACAAACTTTCTGCACAGCAATAATTCAGCTCAATGAGTCAGCTCTGATAGGTCTTAGCCATCACATTgaacttttcttttctcttttcctcgAATGAAAACGGTCATGCAAGTTTGTATAACAGAAAGCAAATTTAACTAGGGAAGAAGGCTGTATGCAGCAACCAGACACTTTCAGAACAAATTTGTGTTACaaatcattttcttttctaaaaatacagttattttaaaatgtaattcatccccaagaacatttttaaagtcaTGAATTTTGTagctgttcctttttaaaaaaacaaaaacaaaaaatgtcagtGACTCTGGTATGGTAGAAGATGTACAATTCTATTTTATGAATGACTTGCTACTAGTTAAACAAGGGATCTGCTTTACCAACCGTAGTTTTGTTAGTACTGTACTAACATATGCCACTGGCTCTAACAGCAGATAAAAGATGGTGTACTGAATACTTCAGCACCAAAATCCATGAAACAAGCCTCAAATACCTAATGTCACCAAGGAAAAGTGAATGTTAGGGCTCCTTTAATAAGAGTCTCTTTCAGGCCATTCACTCGTAATGCACACTAAGAGGATTAATGGATAGTTTTACATAATGTATAACTTAATCCCTCAATCTTCCTAGAGTAGCTGTAAAGCAATAGCCTTTACAGTTATGGGCTCTTCCAGGAGACAGCAGACCACAATGTGAGTTATATATTACAGTTCAAAGGTAGGACCACACTAACGGTATCATGTTTAACTGTCTCCCCAAAGAGCCTGTATCAAAGGGGCCTATTGaaaacatcacttttttttttttaacatatctGAATCTTTTTGGAGCATTCTGTTCTAAATTAATAATTATGTCAGCATCTGTGACGTGGAGTAATGTGGATAAAGAAGcatcctcatccccacccccacttaaGAACCACAGGACACTGTTGTGAGGTTTTATACCAACCAGTCAGACCCCCTTCTGGGAACATAGGTCAACTGACTTGGTTTTGCTAGAGCAGTCTAAATTAGTCAACTAAAACCAGTAACATGCAGCTGGCTTTTGTCTGAGATGTTTGAGTGACTATTCTCTGTTAACATCTGTCCAGAAAGTAAAAGTACTTGAAAGTATTTCAATAACTGGGAAATTGTTCACTTAAATCATGGGTTGTGGAACTCAAACTGATGTTTTCAGGTGCTGTGTGGCTTGGGCTAACTAGGGTGCTTTAGTTTCAGGAGGCTGCATGTATTACACAATGATTAGTGCATCCATTGTAATGAATTGGTGGTTTGCCCATCACTGCCTAGTACCATGCTTTAGCACGAATTCAAAATGGCTCCCATTAGACCTGTATGAAATCCTCAGATTCCATTTTGtgaattttaattttcaaagagATATTTCTTACAACTTTTTGCTTAGCCAAAAATTCAGACCTTTTACCATGAAGCAAAGTTTGATGACTATCTAAGAGCAACTGGAAGCTCTAATGCAACTTCATTCTCGGCAGAAAAACTGTCAGACGTTGTCAGACCTGTAGAAAGACAACAGAACCTGGGGATGGGTGGAAAGGTACTTTGAGGCGCACTTGATAGCCTCCTTAAGGACCTGTTgtttgaggtttttgttttgtttgtttttgatatGTTCTTTAGGCTCAAGCCTTGGTCTATAGTTTCCAGCCAgatgggggatgggaagagatTTGGGAACACAGAAAATCAGCTTTGTTTTGGTAAAAATTCAAGAGTTTTCCTGTGATTGTCTACTCTAAAGTGTGATTCTTGTCTACCTGTTTCACTTCCACTgtcatttttttccacagaactctAAGCACACTGTTGCTTTTTGTGAGCTGAACTTTGAGAGTCCTTTGAAAGGTCCAATGTTTCATATCTGTTTCTGAGCTTGATGTGAGTAAGTCTTTAAATTAGGTCCCCAGAtgaatatttatttcaaattttatgTGACAGTCATTATTGTCATTCAAACAACACTTAATTACCCTGCATTAGAACTGTTCAACAGATAGATAAATACCTATTTATTGAAGTTTAAAAGCTAGTGTAACTATCAGTAGATTTACCAACACACACTATTATAAACTTCT
The Eretmochelys imbricata isolate rEreImb1 chromosome 1, rEreImb1.hap1, whole genome shotgun sequence DNA segment above includes these coding regions:
- the PTCHD1 gene encoding patched domain-containing protein 1 isoform X2, producing the protein MILPRLRESFRSHLALLSSLCTRMLRQVLHRGLRTSFSRLGHFIASHPVFFASAPVLISILLGASFSRYQIEESVEYLLAPKHSLAKIERNLVNSLFPVNRSKHRLYSDLQTPGRYGRVIITSFRKANMLDQHHTDLILKLHSAVTRIQVQRPGFNYTFAHICILNNDKTCIVDDIVHVLEELKSARSSNRTNFVITYPITHLKDGREVYNGHQLGGVTVHSKDRVKSAEAIQLTYYLQAINSLNDMVAEKWESIFRDTVELFQKSNRKVKMYPFTSSSLREDFQKTSRVSERYLTTSLVLVVTLAILCCSMQDCVRSKPWLGLLGLLTVSLATLTAAGIINLTGGKYNSTFLGIPFIMLGHGLYGTFEMLSSWRKTREDQHVKERTAAVFADSMLSFSLTTAMYLVTFGIGASPFTNIEAARIFCCNSCIAIFFNYLYVLSFYGSSLVFTGYIENNYQHSIFCRKVPKPEVLQEKPAWYRFLLTAKFSEDTTDSEEPNTYESHLLVCFLKRYYCDWITNTYVKPFVVLFYLVYISFALMGYLQVNEGSDLSNIVATATRTIEYTTAQQKYFSNYSPVIGFYIYESIEYWNTSVQEDVLEYTKGFVRISWFESYLNYLRKLNISTGLPKKNFTDMLRNSFLKAPQYAHFSEDIIFSKKYNNEVDVVASRMFLVAKTMETKREELYDLLETLRKLSLTSKVKFIVFNPSFVYMDRYASSVGAPLQNSCISALFLLFFSAFLVADSLINVWLTLTVASVEFGVIGFMTLWKVELDCISVLCLIYGINYTIDNCAPLLSTFILGKDFTRTKWVKNALEVHGVAILQSYLCYIVGLIPLAAVPSNLTRTLFRCLFLIALVTFFHCFAILPVILTFVPPSKKKRKEKKNPENREEIECVEMVDMDSTRVVDQITTV
- the PTCHD1 gene encoding patched domain-containing protein 1 isoform X1, whose amino-acid sequence is MILPRLRESFRSHLALLSSLCTRMLRQVLHRGLRTSFSRLGHFIASHPVFFASAPVLISILLGASFSRYQIEESVEYLLAPKHSLAKIERNLVNSLFPVNRSKHRLYSDLQTPGRYGRVIITSFRKANMLDQHHTDLILKLHSAVTRIQDGREVYNGHQLGGVTVHSKDRVKSAEAIQLTYYLQAINSLNDMVAEKWESIFRDTVELFQKSNRKVKMYPFTSSSLREDFQKTSRVSERYLTTSLVLVVTLAILCCSMQDCVRSKPWLGLLGLLTVSLATLTAAGIINLTGGKYNSTFLGIPFIMLGHGLYGTFEMLSSWRKTREDQHVKERTAAVFADSMLSFSLTTAMYLVTFGIGASPFTNIEAARIFCCNSCIAIFFNYLYVLSFYGSSLVFTGYIENNYQHSIFCRKVPKPEVLQEKPAWYRFLLTAKFSEDTTDSEEPNTYESHLLVCFLKRYYCDWITNTYVKPFVVLFYLVYISFALMGYLQVNEGSDLSNIVATATRTIEYTTAQQKYFSNYSPVIGFYIYESIEYWNTSVQEDVLEYTKGFVRISWFESYLNYLRKLNISTGLPKKNFTDMLRNSFLKAPQYAHFSEDIIFSKKYNNEVDVVASRMFLVAKTMETKREELYDLLETLRKLSLTSKVKFIVFNPSFVYMDRYASSVGAPLQNSCISALFLLFFSAFLVADSLINVWLTLTVASVEFGVIGFMTLWKVELDCISVLCLIYGINYTIDNCAPLLSTFILGKDFTRTKWVKNALEVHGVAILQSYLCYIVGLIPLAAVPSNLTRTLFRCLFLIALVTFFHCFAILPVILTFVPPSKKKRKEKKNPENREEIECVEMVDMDSTRVVDQITTV